In Archangium violaceum, the following are encoded in one genomic region:
- the rfbC gene encoding dTDP-4-dehydrorhamnose 3,5-epimerase, whose amino-acid sequence MKVLETALPGVLLLEPQRFGDDRGFFMEMFHARRYAELGIPGPFVQDNFSRSMKGTLRGLHLQEPNGQGKLVQVLAGAVYDVAVDVRRGSPTFGRWVGVELSADNRRQLWVPQGFAHGFCVLSESADFHYKCTDFYVPASERGILWSDPDLAIPWPVTAPLLSPKDSVAPRLKDAPVLPSYVR is encoded by the coding sequence GTGAAGGTCCTCGAGACGGCGCTGCCTGGTGTGCTGCTGCTGGAGCCCCAGCGCTTCGGCGATGACCGGGGCTTCTTCATGGAGATGTTCCACGCGAGGCGCTACGCCGAGCTGGGCATCCCGGGGCCCTTCGTGCAGGACAACTTCTCGCGCTCGATGAAGGGGACGCTGCGCGGGCTGCACCTCCAGGAGCCGAACGGGCAGGGGAAGCTGGTGCAGGTGCTGGCGGGCGCCGTCTACGACGTGGCGGTGGATGTCCGCCGGGGCTCGCCGACCTTCGGCCGGTGGGTGGGGGTGGAGTTGTCCGCGGACAACCGGCGCCAGCTCTGGGTGCCCCAGGGCTTCGCCCACGGCTTCTGCGTCCTGAGCGAGAGCGCCGACTTCCATTACAAGTGCACCGACTTCTACGTGCCCGCCTCCGAGCGCGGCATCCTCTGGAGCGACCCGGATCTGGCCATCCCCTGGCCCGTGACGGCGCCGTTGCTGTCGCCCAAGGACTCGGTCGCGCCGCGCCTGAAGGACGCGCCGGTGCTGCCCTCGTACGTGCGCTAG